gaagttcaagaccagcctggccagtatggtgaagccatgtctctactaaaaatacaaaattagccggacattgTGGTgcacgtctgtcatcccagcaaggcaggcgaatcacttgaacccaggaagcagaggttgcagtgagccaggatcatgccattgcactccagcctggtcaacagagcgagactccgcctcattaaaaaaaaaaaaaaaaaaaattagccgggcgtggtggcgggcacatgtagtcccagctactagggaggctgaggcaggagaatggtgtgaaccagggaggcggagcttgcagtgagccgagattgtgccactgcactccagcctggacagaaaTGCATTTCATAATGCATTTTAATTGCATTAgcagtgatttaatttttttagatgctAAAACTTATGGGTGAAAGTGGATTAAATGTAGCCAAATGCAACATCAAAATCTTCAGGCACAAAAACCCATTAACTTTTTCATACTCTCAGAAGGTGAACCTAATTTCAAATGAAAGCTGCCTCCAGAATATGTTGTTAAGCGTATTCTAGATATAATTCATTTTGGCAAACATACTGtagaaattcacataacattttACTGTACTAAAAGTAAATTGCCCATGTAacaaaaaatatcttttcagagcttgaaatgaattttaaaggatGACTGATGGTCCTTGGAAGAGAAACAGTAAACAAATAAGGTTTGTAGCAGTGATGTATGAGTTAGAAATTGCAGTTCCAGATGATCTCTTTATTAAAGAGACGATCTACACTTAATTTGGTCAAGTGTTATGAACATAGTTCATGTTAAGTCTCCATTTAAATACAACCTGAAATAccaaagttaattttcttttctttctttctttttttttttttttagaaggagtcttgctctgttgcccttcctggagtgcagtgacgtgatcttggctcactgcaacctccacctcctgggcttgagcgatcctactgcctcagccccccaagtagctgggaggacaGGCGCAAGCCAcggcactcagctaatttttgtatttttcgtagagatagggtttcaccatgttgcccaatttggtctcgaactcctgagctcaagtgatccgcccgccttggcctcccaaagtgctgggattacaggcatgagccaccgtgcctggccagaaaattgtaaacacacacaaactctcAAGTGGCCTAATTCCCTCTCACCAAACCAATCACAATACAGATAAAAGAGAATAACTTGTGTTCATTTTtgtacaaacaaaaaagatataaattgtgAATGATGCATGATTTTTAATTACAAGTAAACTGGGCAAATGCTTCTGCATTATTTAAAGCTAAAAGGTGATCAGTGGAAACTTTCCTCTGTTAGTACtctaatactttttatatttatcggctcactacaacctgtgcctaccaggttcaagcgattctcctgtctcagccacctgagtagccgagaccacaggcacgcactaccatgtccggctaattttgtatttttaatagagacagggtttcaccgtgttggccatgctggtcttgaactcctgacctcaaccgatccgcctgccttggcctcccaaagttctgggattacaagcgtgagccacagcgcccagccttaTTATAATTGTTACTATTTAAATCTCTTTTGCTCTCTCCTTCAAGAGAGACCTCATCCCATTCAGttgcttccatttatttattcatcttctgcctcctgggctcgagagatCCTCCAGCgtgagtctcccaagtagctgggactacaggctcacaccaccaagcttggctaaattttgtaggttttggagagacaggctcttgccacgttgcctaggctggtctcaaactcctgggctcagatgatccacctgccttcgcctcccaaagcactgggacatgagccaccacgcccagccgcaaGTACTTTTACACAAAATGCAAACACCATTCTTCCATCATAAAAGTGATACCACAGCTTCCGTGAAGTTTTGCCAGGTAGTACTCATAATTACCTTGGGTAAACTTTTTGATGTTAAACTGTATCTTCTTATTACGAGTTTTTCCATTGTATTAACTGCTTTTACAACAACACAAATAACAAGTTATTTTACAAACCATTTAGAAATTTCTGTACTATGGTCCcagtaatgtaaaatatattaatgccTATTACATTCAGATAAATTATACACTTGGAAACCACATACTTATGACTTACAGAAACTTACATAAACAAATTATAGAAATTACATGCTCAATTTTTAGGTATATAGTCTTAAATTAAGCTTAAATATACATTCTCAAGATAAATTAACAGTTCAGGGCTTCACAACTTGAAATCTGTGGAAGATGACATTGGAGACAACAGAACTCTGGTGGAATTCTTAGATGGAATTTGccgaaacttttttttttttttttttttgagatggagtgtcgctctgtcgcccaggctggagtgcagtggcgcaatctcagctcactgcaagctctgcctcccgggttcacgccattcttctgcctcagcctcccgagtagctgggactacaggtgcccaccgccacgcccggctaattttttatatttttagtagagatggggttttactatgttagccaggatggtctcgatctcttgaccttgtgatctacccgccttggcctcccaaagtgaaacttttctttaaaatagagatgggatcttgctgtattgcccaggctggtctcagactccttgccttaagcagtcctcccacctcagcctcctaaagtgctgggattacaagcgtgaagcATTACATCCAAGTGAAACTTCTTGAGATGGTTACATAATGTCTAAATCTGCTGGTGTAGAAGTTAATAAAGTGTAGAACTGAATAACTATTAAATATTAGATCAAGTTTCTCATGTTTATCTTAACGTATAACGATTTATCTTAAAGCACTGATTTTCACAAAATAACATCAGTGTGAAATTGGAAAAgaagccaaatattttatttcatgtatctgGGAAATGAGGTGCTTTAGTCAACTGAATCTGCCCAAAACTAAAAAGCATTAATTAAAAAGTACTTAactcagaaattataaaaataggaGACATCAATAAAATACATTCTACACAGAATACGCCAACCATACACTACtcttttttgataataaaaaatgtatttactgagccagttgtggtggctcacgcctataatcccagcaccttggaaggccaatgagagtggatcagttgaggccaggagtttgagaccagcctggccaacatggtgaaatgccgtctctactaagaatacaaaaatgagccgggcacggtggcacgcacctgtaatcccaggtactccgaaggatgaggcaggataattgtttgaactcaggaggtggaggttgcagtgagccaaaatcatgccactgcactccagcctgggtgacagagtgagtctctgtctcaaaaaaaaaaaaaaaaaaaaagaaaaaaagtcagttgcagtggctcacgcctgtaatcccagcactttgggaggctgaggcaggcggattacaaggtcaggagatcgagaccaccctggccaacatggtgaaacctcctctctactaaaaatgcaaaaattaggctgggcacggtggctcacacctgtaatcccagcactttgggaggccgaggcgcggagatcacgaggtcaggagattgagaccatcctggctaacacagtgaaaccctgtctctactaaaaatacaaaaaattagctggatgtggtggcagcacttgtagtcccagctacttgggtggctgaggcaggagaatggcgtgaacccgggaggcagagtttgcagtgagccgagatcccaccactgcactccagcttaggcgacagagccagactgtgtctcaaaaacaggaaagaaaacaaaagaaaatttggactattgccaattacaaatatttttagagaagaatTCAAAACAGTAACTGTGGATGATGGAAACAATAGTTATGATAAAAGTCTGATGAAACTTCCCAGTTCACAAGGAAATTTAATTACTTATGTGCAGCATTTTAAGACAGTAATCAGAATCATGACTGACAGCATCATATCAGGGCCAGCAGACTTTTATAAATTTCATACAATCTTcagaaataataactttttttttttttttggatagattctacctttgtcacccaggcgggagtgcagtggcatgatctcggctcactacaacctccgcatcctgggttcaagcagttctcctgtctcagcctcccgagtagctgagattacaggcatgtgccaccaggcatggctaatttttgtatttttagtggagacagggtttcactctattaggctggtctggaactcccgacctcaggtgatccacgtgcctttgtctcccaaagtgctgggattacaggcatgagtgacggTGCCCAGCCATTCGTGACATgtttatacaaatataactttagcaaatatttagcataactatcaaaattacaaatcatattaaatttgtataaatgtatgcAATTTTTGGAACACGCATATCAACAACATACCCATAAATATAACTGAGATGAGATCTAATGTCACCTCACTTGACAGTGCCCTCCCATGCAGTATCGCCACATTTGACAATGCCTGCCCATTTAATCTACCAAATAAATCGAATCACTTAATACCTCTACAAGATGAGAGATACATTCTTTAGACTCCCCAAGGGATGCAgctgaaaaaaatcccaaagttaGTTTTAAGCCAAAAAGACTTGATTTAGGATTTTGACACTGGAGAAACCCATCAAAGATGTCAAGTTTGAAAACACTTGATCAAAACAGAATCACAGGTCACTATTAAAAGAGTATTAATTTAACCAGAGACTTCCAAAGCAATACAGAAACTTACATGGATATAAAAACCCTAACCCTTTTAAAGGTCAGATTTGCTAAGTGATCAAAAGGGGTACTTGAATTGAATCGACACAGGAAGAGTGTGTACAGGGTTATGAGTGTAGGCAGGTGGTTACTTTGGTCATATCTCCATTTGCCACCTGATTACACATGAGAATGGCATCTTTACTCACCAGAAAGCCAGTATTATAGGAGGTGTAGGAGGCATTCTTGGACTTGAGACAAGAACATTGTTGTGTAGAAATTTCATTGACTGTGTTAAAATTATTCTCCATGGGCTGGAGAACACATAACATGGCCTTTAGAATGAGACGGGCATTGATTGGATGCAAGGTCTccacacttactagctgtgtgacattggacaGAGTGCTTCATCATTCCGAGActcagtttttaaaggaaaaacaactaaCTACCTTGCAAGCTTGCTAGCAGGTTTAAGTGTAATAATGTGTGGGAATGACTGCACCGTGACTAACATGCAGTGACAGCTTAATTAATGTTAACCCTTATCATTATCATATAAGAATGTGAGTTACATAAGAGAGGAGTCCTGTCAGTTCGTTCTCTGCTGTGTCCCCAAGACCATGAATCATGGCTGGCATgtagtaggcatttaataataTATGTTCAACAAGTATTTGGCAGTCTTGGAGGGCAGAAAAGGAGGTggggaagatttttaaataacattttttaaaaagtcacattgtCCTACAATACCGATTTTTCTTGCATATTTAGGaaattgagggtttttttctaaaacatgcGGACATATGGGAAATAGGATGCAACATTTGCACTAATGTTTCAGACACAGTTAGAGGTTTCCAAGAGATTTTGCGCTGGGGAGGCTGCTTGCTACAagctcccaaagctctgggaggACATAGTATTCATTCCTCCCTCAGCAGAAGCGGTGAGGCAAGAAGCTCTGGGGAGCACCCAGCGTTGGACTTTTAGCATAGTGTGTCAGGTCTTCATAGTTTGGGCCCAGGGCACAGAGAAGTCACAGCTCTCCGGCATCCTGTGACCTTTACCCTCTTTGCCAAGGGAAAATGTGGCCCACCAAAGCAAGAAACTTGAGGGCATGGGTCACCCCAGCCCTGGCATCTGCCCAGAGCCCGAGAAGGAAGGAACAATGATCCTCCAGCTACCTCACGGGGCTGGCACAGGTGACCACTGCCCTGGCATCACCCAGCTGTGTCCGGCAGCCTGAACCCCATCTGTGGGGATGTGAGGAGGAAAATACAAAAGTCCTTAGGTGAACACTGAGAAGGCAGATGCAGCAGAAACCTCCAGGCCAGAACTACCCAGTCTTGGACCTATGGTGGAGATAGAGCATAGCTGGCGATCATGTGTACTTACACTCTAAGGTCACCTGGTTGCACTATGGCCTCATCTGTGGCTCTGAAAATGAAGATTTGGAAGGAGATCATCACAGCTAATGTTTAACAAGCCCCTCCTGTGTGCCAAATCATTCACCCCTCACCACAACCGAATGAGCTAAGGATTCTCATTATATATAGTTTATGGAGAGGGAAGTGCAGACATAAAGAGGTGAATTATCTTACCCagatcacacagctgataagtggTGGAGGCAGAATAGAATCTAAACAGTGTGGCTCCGGAGCCCACATGCATTGATTcgacaagtgtttattgagcacctgccgCGGACAAGGCCTTGTGTGATTAAATAGGGTTATAATtagtaatataaaaatgagaaatcacTAATGCTTTTTAgacttaacattttgtttttttgtaggtTTCAGGCACAGAACTGTATATCCAATAATAGTGAAATGGATCCCACTAATTATGACAGAAATGATGATACATTTAAATGACTTGGATGTTTTATAGGTATGATCTCGTGAAATCTTGAGAGAAACTGAATGACGAATGAAACTATTGTTCCTGTTTCacacagaagaaaactgaggttaaaaGGGGTAAAGTAATTTTGCATGGCATGAAGTAGAAATTCAAAGTACAGGAATTTGAACTTGGTTCTGTCCTTTTCTGAAGCCCTTGACCACTATAGACTCAAACATCACCTTGTTTTTCCACTcattcaacacttttttttttaaattatctaatagGTTGGCACTCATCATGAGCCCCTGTTCTCATTCTGCAAATGGTGAAGCTCTCTATTGTCCTGACCCCACAGTTCCTGTCCCATGACCAGGGCCAGCTCACCAAGGAGCTGCAGCAGCATGTAAAGTCAGTGACATGCCCATGCGAGTACCTGAGGAAGGTGAGTGAGTGCAGACAGATGGGGCCTGGTGCCCTTGAGCAGTTCCCGGGTCTCAGCTGCCACACATCTCATAGCCGGTGATGCTGGGGGAAGCTTACGCAGTCACAGTActggcttcttcctctttttctttccatacaaGTGGCTTAGGGATGGGGTAGAGTAGTTGACTTATTTGGATGAAAACCACTATCTTCTGTCAGAAACTCAAAAGGAATCATTGCTGGCATGGTAACCTAAAGAAAAACAACCAGACAAGTGCCCAACGACACTTAAAAAGGTGATTTATTATCTTGCcaagtttaggctgggcatggtgactcatgcctctaatcccagcattttgggaggctgaggctggtggatcaccggaggccaggactttgagaccagcctgaccaatatggcaaaacctcgtccctactaaaaatacaaaaattagccgggcatggtggtgtgagcctgtagtcccagctactcaggaggctgagacaggagaattgcttagattcaggaggtgggggttttagtgggccgagatcacgccattgcactccagactgtgcgacagagcgagactctgtcaaaaaaaaaaaaaaaaaattatcctgcaaaatttgaaaaggaaattcaaatcaaCAGCTTCTAAACTACTTTTTAACATGACTCATAATAATACATTCTATAGTACATATGTATGTTCTATAACTTTGAATAAAAGAGTTaaccacatcacatttattttataacatgtaatacatattttttattctccttcatTTGTTTTGAATGCTCTGTGCAGTCTACAAAAAGTCCAATAGTAATAATTAAATTAGTCATTAAGTTGAACAttatcttgtcttttaaaatgataatctcaaaaatgatcttttatttttgagatttatatagatacacacacacacacacacacacacacacacacacacacacacatattttttgagacagagtttcactctgtcccccaggctggagtgcaatggcacaatcttggctcactgcaacctctgtctcccgggttcaagcaattcctctgcctcagcctctgagtagctgggactacaggtgtgtgccaccatgcccagctaatttttgtattcttagtagagatggggtttcaccatattggccaggctcgtgtcaactcctgacctcgtgatctgcccaccgcggcctcccaaagtgctgggactataggtgtgagccgctgcacccggtccaagtaaaattattttaacaatatactATGAAGAGAAAAACACTGGCTATGAAAGAATATGCATAGTTTTaccctgtttaaaaataaagattgaaagaatacatatgcaaataagtttacttttatttttggtaacaCTTTACTGCATTGTCTGAATATTGACAATCAGTATGCATTATGAAGCTACCTGGCTAACATTGTGTACTCActgtgtgtgccaggccctgggttcAATGCTCTACATGcacttatatttcatttaattctctctgCAACCTGAGATGGTATAgccacctcattttacagagttgaaactgaggctcagagactgaAAGTTAAGCCTGAGGTTGCAGTCaataagaggcagagctggaactGAAACCTACCTGTGTCTGACCACCAGTTCGTGTTCTGACGGCAGGCTAGTCTGCATCACAGAGTGTGGAGTAGATGGTGCATGCCTGCTAGGATGGGCTAGGTATCACTGTAGGTAAGAAACAGCCCCAAACTATGGAAATGTACACCACTGAAGGCTCTTTTCCTGCCCATGCTGCACATCCTCCATGGCTCTCCTGTGCCCTGTGCCCCACATGCCCTCATCCTGCCACGAGAATAAAGGAGCAGCCTCCATATGGGAGCTGTCAGCTGCTCTAAGAGATGAAGGAGAGAGTGGCCCGTCTCAATGGCTCCCAACTCTTTTGCCTCGAGGTGACACGCTTCACTTCCACGCACATCTCCTGGGTCAAAGCAAATCCCATGGGTACATCCACTTTCAAGTGGCCCAGGAGAGAACCTGAAATACTCGGTGGACTCCATTAAGGCCGTCATATGGTGTCAGCCTGCATGGGAGACTGTggaggggcagaggaggagagtGGGGAACTGATGGGAAATGACAGGAGGACTAAGTCACCGCAGATTTGCTTTATCTTCAGCCAGGTGGAGTTTGTCCCAGAGCCGCACAAAATCATCACCAGCATGATTAAACGGAGTAGACTTCAGAAAAAGCAGTTTGGTCGGATGTAATCAGCAGTGAACTCAGAATCAATTGAGTGACATTGAGTCAGTAAATCTCTGACTGCCTCAGTTACCCCATATGATAGTTTTGAGGATGGGAACATTGAGAGAGTTGATTTGGAAGGATATCAAGAGTAAAAATTCCAACATTTTTAGTTCCTTTAAGTTAAATCCAGGCACTGTCTTTCCTGCAAGTCTCCTGTTCCTTTCAGATTGCACAGGTGAGAGTGCTCAGATTAGGGCTGGAGGTTGTAAACCATTGCTCCCACACTGACAGTGCCCCCGTGTCGTGCGTGTATTCTGCGCATTTTCCTGTGCTAAACACTCTCCCAAAACATCGTGGGGCCTGATTCTTCCTCTTTGTTCCAATGGCCCTGGGTGACTCAAGTGCCCATTCAATGACCAGGACACAGAGGTCTTAGAGAGATGCTCCTTGAGGCCCCAGGTGCGAGCCTGTACCCTGCCGGAGCATGAGGCAAGGGACAGGGCATCGTCTGTGGGGATAGTGGGGGTAGTGGGGGTAGTGGTCAGCCAGATTTGGTGACTCTACTTGCTCACCAGACGATCCTACACCTGCCACCTCCGATGGATCCACTGCCTCTGTGCCTGCCTGTACTGCTGATGCTCCAGTGGATAACTCAGCATCCCAGCCTAGGCCCAATGCCACTGAAGATGGACCTGCCCCCTGGGGACCCAGGAGTCCTACCACTCAGCTGTCCCCAGGAGTGCCCAGACCCTCATTCTTATCCAGGACCTAGGAGCCCTACCCCTGGCCTTCCCTCATCAGCCGTAAATGATGATTTACTGCTGTTACCATCATCACTGCCTTCAGTGACCAAGGGCCTTCCAAGGTGCCAGCTCTGGAACGAAGGATGCCCTTGGGAGGTGATGACACTCAGGTACACGGGTGCTCAACAGATTGCTTCCTCCTATCCTCAGACGGTCTTTGCATGCATGCAGCCATTGGCACTCCCATTGTGTGGAAGGAAAccagcccagggtcacacagctggtcagcAGCAACATAGCTGGTCTCAAATCTAAGGTGCCTGACCATGCCTCCATGAGGGACCGCCTCCAAGGGAGGTTGATCCTGGCTTTGGGGAGCCTTTCCTGGGCTGCACGAATAACCTCCATTGTTCGAGACCCCAAACTCTGCTCACATCTTCCTTTCCCTATCTCTGCTTGGGCTATGATCACGGTGACTCTAGCAGCCCTTCATGGACATTATAGTACTCTCTGCCATTCACTTTTGCTCTAATCTGACTTCAACCCCCACTTACTTGGTCTCTCCTTTTACAACCACCACAACCGAAATCtagggctgcttttttttttttttttttttgagacagagtctcattccattctgtcacccaggctggagtgcaatggtacgatctcggctcactgcaacctccgcctcccgggtccaagggattgtcctgcctcagcctcctgagtagctgggattacaggcgtgtgccaccatgcctggctaatttttgtatttttagtagagacggggtttcaccatgttggtcaggctggtctcgaactcctaacctcgtgatccgcctgcctcagcctcccaaagtgctgggattacaggcgtgagccaccatgcccagccaaatctaGGGCAGGAACATGGCTGcagcatataaaaagaattgAATTCCATACTTTTGTtaaccctgttttttgtttgtagttgttgctgtttttgagacagagtctcgctctgtcgcctaggctggagtgcagtggtgcaatctcggctcactgcagactctgcctcccgggttcaaactattctcctgcctcagcctcccaagtaggtgggactacaggcgcccaccaccacacccggctaatttttgtattttattagagacagggtttcaccatattggccaggctggtctggaactcctgaccttgtgatccgcccacctcggcctcccaaagtgctgggattacaggcgtgagccaccacacccagcccctgttttgtttttgttttgcttgcttcttagggttgtttttctatttatggtAAAGGCATTGGCTTTCCATTTGTAGCATCAATAGAATATTTCCTGTTTACAATAACCTTATGTCATAGTAAATGGTAAAGGGatttaaagcagtggttttcagCTGCCAGAGGCCTGAGAGAGTTTGGGCATACTCTGTGTGATCGGGCAGAAGGCCTGTGGGAAGTTTAGCAGAGGACAGGGCCAGGAAAGGTGATGGACAGTGGGGGTCTGTCCTGGTCACCAGGCCCCTGGGTCCTGCCCACCTGCTTGGAGCTCCCCACCCATCACACATGATGCTGCCAAGCCCTCTGGGTATTGTGGGCAAATACCTTAGGAGAGAAGCTGATGAACTTTGTTTCTTGAAATGCACAGATTCCTTGGACGTCCCTGAGAGCTCAGTCATGAAAGTCAACTTGGTTTTCTCCCCCTCATTTGGGTTCAGAATTTAAAGTCCACACACACAGGCAGTAAGATGATATAGATAAGGACGTCATCACTCGGTTTCGGATGTTAAAATGTCTAGGTGGGTTAGCGGTGATTTGAGATCACACAACCTTGTGCCACAAAGAGGAATTCCCAGGCCAGAGGGAGACATTTTATTGCCATGTTATGATCTCATCATTGAGTTGAAAGgcaatcttgtttcattttggattCTTTCTTATGTTTATGTCTTATAAGGGCACTTTGAATTTCCaagcaaataataattttgaattagcTTTTAATCATTGACTTCTAGCACAGTTATATGATCAGAAACATGCTGTGTGATTTGATTGCTCTCAAATATATTGAGATTTGCTGGAACAAAATAagtcaggttaatttttgtaaatgtaccaGGCATGCTTAAAATGAATGTATCTACATTTGTTCCTGAGATACAGGTTGATGGACGGATGGCTACATGGATGTGATGGAGATGGTTTACTATCGGGACCTTCCGCACCCTGCTGATGTTTTGTTGCTTAGGATATGAATGGCTGAGCGGAGGCTGTAAAACCTGGCACTCTGCTTGGGTATGAGGTTCTTCCTGCCATCCTgccatcatttgttttttatgttttgtcgCCATAAGTGACCTTGAGGAACCCTGGGAGCTCAGGAAGGAAGGAGCGCCCAGAAGCAGGGACAGGGAGCTGGTTGGGGAGGACCAGAA
This window of the Homo sapiens chromosome 16 genomic patch of type FIX, GRCh38.p14 PATCHES HG926_PATCH genome carries:
- the LOC128966723 gene encoding nuclear pore complex-interacting protein family member A5-like, yielding MFCCLGYEWLSGGCKTWHSAWV